A single region of the Salarchaeum japonicum genome encodes:
- the surE gene encoding 5'/3'-nucleotidase SurE — translation MSESLDILLTNDDGIDNPGLLAVRDALSEIGDVTVVAPASDQSATGRAMSTDVHVEERDHGYAVQGTPADCVVAGMEALGPTPDLVVAGCNAGANLGTYVLGRSGTVSAAVEAAFFDVPAIAVSRLLEPGQVGSRDLTTDGYQTAAHATKYLAEHALGAGVFDHADYLNVNAPIAGQESGDMRITRPSDAYDMTARRQDATHVTIHDRMWDHMESGDIDDPDGTDRRAVLDGHVSVSPLTAPHSTHHHDALDALAQTY, via the coding sequence ATGAGCGAGTCGCTCGACATCCTCCTCACGAACGACGACGGCATCGACAACCCCGGACTGCTCGCCGTCCGCGACGCCCTCAGCGAAATCGGGGACGTCACCGTCGTCGCGCCCGCCAGCGACCAGAGCGCCACCGGCCGCGCGATGTCGACTGACGTCCACGTCGAAGAGCGCGACCACGGCTACGCCGTCCAGGGCACGCCCGCCGACTGCGTCGTCGCCGGCATGGAAGCCCTCGGCCCCACCCCCGACCTCGTCGTCGCCGGCTGCAACGCCGGCGCGAACCTCGGCACGTACGTCCTCGGGCGCTCCGGCACCGTCTCCGCCGCCGTCGAAGCCGCCTTCTTCGACGTCCCCGCCATCGCCGTCTCCCGCCTCCTCGAACCCGGCCAAGTCGGCTCCCGCGACCTCACCACCGACGGCTACCAGACCGCCGCCCACGCCACCAAATACCTCGCCGAACACGCCCTCGGCGCGGGCGTCTTCGACCACGCAGACTACCTCAACGTCAACGCACCCATCGCCGGCCAGGAATCCGGCGACATGCGCATCACCCGCCCCAGCGACGCCTACGACATGACCGCCCGCCGCCAGGACGCCACCCACGTCACCATCCACGACCGCATGTGGGACCACATGGAATCCGGTGACATCGACGACCCCGACGGCACCGACCGCCGCGCCGTCCTCGACGGCCACGTCTCCGTCAGCCCCCTCACCGCCCCCCACTCCACCCACCACCACGACGCCCTCGACGCCCTCGCCCAAACCTACTGA
- a CDS encoding prephenate dehydrogenase/arogenate dehydrogenase family protein — protein sequence MDVLVVGAGEMGRWFARTVSNAVAFADVDESAARDAADALGERGSVASLDGETRYGLVCVAVPMDAAAEVIETQAGRAQQAVVDVTGQMTGPLAAMARAAPARERVSLHPLFAGESAPGNVAVSTGAGGPATDGVLRELEDAGNTLVEVEPEEHDDAMRTVQGRTHAAILAFALTAEDVPDGLETPVYEELRSLADRVTSGTPRVYGDIQDAFDGAEDIRDAAERLANEEFAEVYEDAGR from the coding sequence ATGGACGTACTCGTGGTCGGCGCGGGCGAGATGGGGCGGTGGTTCGCGCGAACCGTCTCGAACGCCGTCGCGTTCGCTGACGTGGACGAGTCCGCGGCCCGGGACGCCGCGGACGCCCTGGGGGAGCGGGGGAGCGTCGCCAGCCTCGACGGCGAAACCCGGTACGGACTCGTCTGCGTCGCGGTGCCGATGGACGCCGCCGCCGAGGTTATCGAGACGCAGGCGGGGCGCGCCCAGCAGGCCGTCGTGGACGTGACCGGACAGATGACCGGCCCGCTCGCGGCGATGGCGCGCGCCGCGCCCGCTCGGGAGCGCGTGAGCCTCCACCCGCTCTTTGCGGGAGAGAGCGCGCCGGGGAACGTCGCCGTCTCGACGGGTGCTGGCGGCCCCGCGACGGACGGCGTGCTCCGCGAGCTCGAAGACGCCGGGAACACGCTCGTGGAGGTCGAACCCGAGGAGCACGACGACGCGATGCGAACCGTGCAGGGCCGGACGCACGCCGCGATTCTCGCGTTCGCGCTCACGGCGGAGGACGTGCCCGACGGCCTGGAGACGCCCGTCTACGAGGAACTGCGTTCGCTCGCCGACCGCGTGACGAGCGGAACGCCGCGCGTGTACGGCGACATTCAGGACGCGTTCGACGGCGCGGAGGACATCCGGGACGCCGCAGAGCGACTGGCGAACGAGGAGTTCGCGGAGGTGTACGAGGATGCCGGTCGATAG
- a CDS encoding PAS domain-containing protein: protein MDGSARVLYIGAGGGVRERADRTEAHRDTLSVRVADTESDVFDALSEERVDCVVSEHDPDALDGIALLSGVRDVDPAVPFVLFTANGSESVASAAIDAGVTNYVPQSGDDAYADLADACQSAADQYLAERDVAMLNDLARNVYERITDAFFAVDRDWNFTYVNDEAEGLLDVRAEDVIGENIWDEFEEAVGSPFYTEFHRAIATQEAVTFTERYDPLDEHFQVRAFPSEDGLSVHFHAIDPESDSEDGAHLLELTNVLSYDLIDSIERAQTSLNDVREGDREAIDDVAAALDRMDDLVNHSITLAANPD, encoded by the coding sequence ATGGACGGGAGTGCGCGCGTGCTCTACATCGGCGCTGGTGGCGGCGTTCGGGAGCGCGCCGACCGCACCGAAGCCCACCGCGATACCCTCTCGGTTCGCGTCGCGGACACCGAGTCTGACGTGTTCGACGCTCTCTCCGAGGAGCGCGTGGACTGCGTGGTGAGCGAACACGACCCGGACGCGCTCGACGGTATCGCGTTGCTCTCGGGCGTGCGAGACGTCGACCCCGCCGTGCCGTTCGTGTTGTTCACGGCGAACGGGAGCGAGTCGGTGGCGAGCGCCGCCATCGACGCGGGCGTGACGAACTACGTCCCGCAGTCGGGCGACGACGCGTACGCCGACCTCGCGGACGCCTGTCAGTCGGCCGCCGACCAGTACCTCGCGGAGCGGGACGTGGCGATGCTGAACGACCTCGCGCGCAACGTCTACGAGCGCATCACGGACGCGTTCTTCGCGGTCGACCGGGACTGGAACTTCACGTACGTGAACGACGAGGCGGAGGGCTTGCTGGACGTGCGCGCGGAGGACGTCATCGGCGAGAACATCTGGGACGAGTTCGAGGAAGCGGTCGGGTCGCCCTTCTACACGGAGTTCCACCGCGCCATCGCGACCCAGGAGGCCGTGACGTTCACGGAGCGCTACGACCCGCTGGACGAACACTTCCAGGTGCGGGCGTTCCCGTCCGAGGACGGACTCTCCGTGCACTTTCACGCCATCGACCCGGAGAGCGACTCCGAGGACGGCGCGCACCTCCTCGAACTCACGAACGTCCTCTCCTACGACCTCATCGACTCCATCGAGCGCGCGCAGACCTCGCTGAACGACGTGCGTGAGGGCGACCGCGAGGCGATAGACGACGTGGCGGCGGCGCTCGACCGGATGGACGACCTCGTGAACCACTCCATCACGCTCGCCGCGAACCCGGACTAG
- a CDS encoding HalX domain-containing protein, with translation MTERPTVLVVEDERDLAALYESWLSADYAVRVANTGAEALDAMDATVDVALVDRRLPEMDGDELLAALQDTNPGLRVALVSGIEPDFDIIGLGFDAYVVKPVSRTELHDVVRRLLTRAVYSDEIREFFALASKRAALEAEKSEAELEESDAYHDLVNRIQARRAELDDLLSRLTTDDFVAVFRELSDEVRE, from the coding sequence ATGACGGAGCGGCCGACCGTCCTCGTCGTGGAAGACGAACGCGACCTCGCGGCTCTCTACGAGTCGTGGCTGTCGGCCGACTACGCCGTCCGCGTCGCGAACACCGGCGCGGAGGCGCTGGACGCCATGGACGCCACGGTCGACGTGGCGCTCGTCGACCGCCGCCTCCCCGAGATGGACGGCGACGAACTCCTCGCCGCACTCCAGGACACCAACCCCGGTCTCCGAGTCGCGCTCGTCTCCGGCATCGAACCCGACTTCGACATCATCGGCCTCGGGTTCGACGCGTACGTCGTCAAACCGGTCTCCCGGACGGAACTCCACGACGTGGTTCGACGGTTGCTCACGCGCGCCGTGTACAGCGACGAGATACGGGAGTTCTTCGCGCTCGCGTCGAAGCGCGCCGCGCTCGAAGCCGAGAAGTCCGAGGCCGAACTCGAAGAGAGCGACGCCTACCACGACCTCGTCAATCGCATCCAGGCGCGGCGCGCCGAACTGGACGACCTGCTCTCCCGACTCACCACCGACGACTTCGTCGCGGTGTTCCGCGAACTCAGCGACGAGGTTCGCGAGTAG
- the aroC gene encoding chorismate synthase — MNGNRFGRLFQVTTYGESHGPGMGVTVSGCPAGLELTEEDVQRELDRRKPGQSMITTSRGEPDEVSIQSGLQDGYTTGTPIGMTIENKDARSGKYEPFITAPRPSHGDFTYSAKFGTRNWGGGGRSSARETVNWVAAGAIADKILESEGVQVKAHVNQIGDVEAPEVSFAEMLEHTEENDVRCAHPETAERMQERIEEYQEAGDSIGGSIYFEVQGVPRGLGAPRFDSVSARLGQALMAVPAATAFEFGLGRDAREYTGSERNDEWAFDSNDEPVPVENDHGGIQGGITTGEPIYGELTLHAPTSIPKPQETVDWETGEEKTEQVIGRHDPVLPPRGVPVVESMLSLTIVDFMLLAGRINPDRLDGQPGEYDTDYHPSSPRSE; from the coding sequence ATGAACGGAAATCGGTTCGGGCGGCTGTTCCAGGTGACGACGTACGGGGAGAGCCACGGCCCCGGCATGGGCGTCACCGTCTCCGGCTGTCCCGCGGGTCTCGAACTCACCGAGGAGGACGTACAACGCGAACTCGACCGCCGCAAACCCGGGCAGTCGATGATAACGACCTCGCGCGGCGAACCCGACGAGGTGTCGATTCAGTCCGGCTTGCAGGACGGGTACACGACGGGGACGCCCATCGGGATGACCATCGAGAACAAGGACGCGCGCTCCGGGAAGTACGAGCCGTTCATCACGGCGCCGCGCCCGAGCCACGGCGACTTCACGTACTCCGCGAAGTTCGGGACGCGGAACTGGGGCGGCGGCGGCCGGTCGTCAGCGCGCGAGACCGTGAACTGGGTTGCCGCGGGCGCTATCGCGGACAAGATTCTGGAATCCGAGGGCGTCCAGGTGAAGGCGCACGTGAACCAGATCGGGGACGTCGAGGCTCCCGAGGTGTCTTTCGCGGAGATGCTCGAACACACGGAGGAGAACGACGTGCGGTGTGCGCACCCCGAGACCGCCGAGCGGATGCAGGAGCGCATCGAGGAGTACCAGGAGGCGGGCGACTCCATCGGCGGTTCCATCTACTTCGAGGTGCAGGGCGTGCCGCGCGGGCTGGGCGCGCCCCGGTTCGATTCGGTGAGCGCGCGACTCGGCCAGGCGCTGATGGCCGTACCCGCGGCGACGGCGTTCGAGTTCGGCTTGGGCCGTGACGCCCGCGAGTACACCGGCTCGGAGCGCAACGACGAGTGGGCGTTCGATTCGAATGACGAGCCCGTGCCCGTGGAGAACGACCACGGCGGCATCCAGGGCGGCATCACGACGGGCGAGCCGATTTACGGCGAACTCACCCTGCACGCGCCCACGTCGATTCCGAAACCGCAGGAGACGGTGGACTGGGAGACGGGCGAGGAGAAGACCGAGCAGGTCATCGGCCGCCACGACCCCGTCCTTCCGCCGCGCGGCGTGCCGGTCGTGGAGTCGATGCTCTCCCTGACCATCGTGGATTTCATGCTGCTCGCGGGCCGCATCAACCCCGACCGGCTCGACGGCCAGCCCGGCGAGTACGACACGGACTACCACCCGAGCAGTCCGCGGAGCGAGTAG
- the aroA gene encoding 3-phosphoshikimate 1-carboxyvinyltransferase — protein sequence MDVTVTSSRVHGDADAPPSKSYTHRAILAAGYSDGARVRNPLDSADTKATMGAVDAFGGSLVEVADTLEVAGFDGRPDVPPDVLDCANSGTTMRLVTAAAALADGITVLTGDASLRSRPQGPLLDALDALGARAESTRGNGQAPLVVEGPIEGGRVEIPGDVSSQFITALLMAGAVTDEGVEIDLTTELKSEPYVDLTLDVLDDFDIDAERTADGYRVPGGQTYRADEYQVPGDFSSASYLVGAGALAGDDSVTVHNVYPSEQGDSAILDIVERMGARVDWNRDEGTVEVEHASLSGVEVDVGDTPDLLPTIAALGAAADGTTRITNCEHVRFKETDRVDAMATELAALGASVEEERDTLTVHGGRSDLTGTTLSGHGDHRIVMALSLAGLVADGDTTITGAHHVDVSFPGFFDTLYDLGASVTLD from the coding sequence ATGGACGTCACGGTCACATCCTCCCGCGTGCACGGGGACGCGGACGCCCCGCCGTCGAAGAGCTACACGCACCGCGCGATTCTCGCCGCCGGGTACAGCGACGGCGCGCGCGTCCGCAACCCCCTCGACAGCGCGGACACGAAGGCGACGATGGGCGCGGTCGACGCGTTCGGCGGCAGCCTCGTGGAAGTCGCGGACACGCTCGAAGTGGCGGGGTTCGACGGCCGGCCCGACGTGCCGCCGGACGTGCTCGACTGCGCGAACAGCGGGACGACGATGCGGCTCGTCACCGCGGCCGCGGCGCTCGCGGACGGTATCACCGTGCTCACGGGCGACGCGTCGCTCCGGTCGCGCCCCCAGGGCCCGCTCCTGGACGCGCTCGACGCCCTCGGGGCTCGCGCGGAGAGCACGCGCGGGAACGGCCAGGCCCCGCTCGTCGTCGAAGGCCCCATCGAGGGCGGCCGCGTCGAGATTCCGGGCGACGTGTCGAGTCAGTTCATCACCGCACTCCTGATGGCGGGCGCGGTCACCGACGAGGGCGTCGAAATCGACCTCACGACCGAACTCAAGTCCGAACCCTACGTCGACCTCACGCTCGACGTGCTCGACGACTTCGACATCGACGCGGAGCGCACCGCCGACGGCTACCGCGTCCCCGGCGGCCAGACCTACCGCGCCGACGAGTACCAGGTGCCCGGCGACTTCTCCTCCGCGTCCTACCTCGTCGGCGCGGGCGCGCTCGCCGGCGACGATTCCGTCACCGTTCACAACGTCTACCCGAGCGAGCAGGGCGACAGCGCCATCCTCGACATCGTCGAGCGGATGGGCGCGCGCGTGGACTGGAACCGCGACGAGGGAACCGTCGAGGTCGAGCACGCGTCGCTCTCCGGCGTCGAGGTCGACGTCGGTGACACGCCCGACCTCCTCCCGACGATTGCGGCGCTCGGCGCGGCCGCGGACGGCACCACACGCATCACGAACTGCGAGCACGTCCGGTTCAAGGAGACCGACCGCGTGGACGCGATGGCGACCGAACTCGCGGCGCTCGGCGCGAGCGTCGAGGAGGAACGCGACACCCTCACCGTGCACGGCGGCCGGAGCGACCTCACGGGGACGACGCTCTCCGGGCACGGCGACCACCGCATCGTGATGGCGCTCTCGCTCGCCGGCCTCGTCGCGGACGGCGACACCACCATCACCGGCGCGCACCACGTGGACGTGTCCTTCCCCGGCTTTTTCGACACGCTCTACGACCTCGGCGCGAGCGTCACGCTCGACTGA
- a CDS encoding M24 family metallopeptidase: MEPDFGALDDALDAADADGYLLDADASTSDQLYLSGFDASDPFVSLYTPDETVLLVSGLEFTRAKRESRADAVRRYADYDYQEKRANNDTATARDLLYAEFLDEFGVESVLVNERFPLATADGLRDHGVSVDVDDDDTVGTIRATKTAAEVEHVKAAQDANEAAMRAAQTLIEAATVRDGVLHYEGDPLTSERVKEEIEVTLLRHGCSLDETIVACGESASIPHDRGSGPLRADETIIIDIFPRDKETKYHADMTRTFVKGDATDEAREFYDITREALDAAFDALEPGATGEDVHHAVCDVYEDAGYPTLRSDPSTETGYIHSTGHGVGLDVHEAPSVSTNATDELEPGHVVTIEPGLYDPDIGGVRLEDIVVVTEDGYENFTDYPLDFEL; the protein is encoded by the coding sequence ATGGAACCCGATTTCGGCGCGCTCGACGACGCGCTCGACGCGGCGGACGCGGACGGCTACCTGCTCGACGCGGACGCCTCGACCTCCGACCAGCTCTACCTCTCGGGGTTCGACGCGAGCGACCCCTTCGTCAGCCTCTACACGCCCGACGAGACGGTGCTCCTCGTCTCCGGCCTGGAGTTCACGCGGGCGAAACGCGAGTCGCGCGCGGACGCCGTGCGGCGGTACGCGGACTACGACTACCAGGAGAAGCGCGCGAACAACGACACGGCGACGGCGCGCGACCTCCTGTACGCCGAGTTCCTCGACGAGTTCGGGGTCGAGTCCGTGCTGGTGAACGAGCGATTCCCGCTCGCCACCGCGGACGGCCTCCGCGACCACGGCGTCTCCGTGGACGTGGACGACGACGACACCGTCGGGACGATTCGCGCGACGAAGACCGCGGCGGAGGTCGAACACGTGAAGGCCGCGCAGGACGCGAACGAGGCGGCGATGCGGGCCGCGCAGACGCTCATCGAGGCCGCGACCGTGCGCGACGGCGTGCTCCATTACGAGGGCGACCCGCTCACGTCCGAGCGCGTGAAGGAGGAGATCGAGGTGACGCTCCTCCGTCACGGCTGTTCGCTCGACGAGACCATCGTCGCCTGCGGCGAGTCCGCGTCCATCCCGCACGACCGCGGGAGCGGGCCGCTCCGCGCGGACGAGACCATCATCATCGACATCTTCCCGCGGGACAAGGAGACGAAGTACCACGCGGACATGACGCGCACGTTCGTGAAGGGCGACGCGACCGACGAGGCCCGCGAGTTCTACGACATCACGCGGGAGGCGCTGGACGCGGCGTTCGACGCGCTCGAACCCGGCGCGACGGGTGAGGACGTCCACCACGCGGTCTGCGACGTGTACGAGGACGCCGGCTACCCCACGCTCCGGAGCGACCCGAGCACGGAGACGGGCTACATCCACAGCACCGGCCACGGCGTCGGCCTGGACGTCCACGAAGCGCCCTCGGTTTCGACGAACGCGACCGACGAACTCGAACCCGGACACGTCGTCACCATCGAACCCGGCCTCTACGACCCCGATATCGGGGGCGTTCGCCTGGAGGACATCGTGGTCGTCACCGAGGACGGCTACGAGAACTTCACCGACTACCCGCTCGACTTCGAACTCTAG
- a CDS encoding small ribosomal subunit Rsm22 family protein has protein sequence MPVDRERLRDTAKYLRGVRPLDPEELADYVEADHRVVALALRDEAADLGLVEREDGTFVPADDAPVRPHFESVTEFPDGYAFAFEDLLFDEYGRNWQKGESGKRLREAIRRLKENYYRQHPVEYDYEAALGYGVYHLPDYYAAVQYPLDYLARDDRIPGSLRVLDVGAGVGGPALGLHDFLPDDALVDYHAIEPSDAADVLEPLLDETGPNFHAEITRERIEAFEPAGEYDLVMACSVLSELDDPVAVGEKLLDALAPDGTFLALAPADRNTSIGLRETERELESRGATVYGPTVRFWPGERPTDTGWSFDHRPDVEPPGFQRRLAENAPRPSEFLNETVKFSYSLLRTDGERRYDVSLDESRVAKLADADAHVTNRVNLLVAKLSANLADEDANPVYKISDGSETEDAYAVHVKEDALNAALSRAPYGSVLSIEEGLVLWNDDEAAYNVVVDEDTVVDRAR, from the coding sequence ATGCCGGTCGATAGAGAACGGTTGCGGGACACGGCGAAGTACCTCCGGGGCGTTCGGCCGCTCGACCCCGAGGAACTCGCGGACTACGTCGAGGCCGACCACCGCGTCGTCGCGCTCGCGCTCCGGGACGAAGCCGCCGACCTCGGCCTCGTCGAGCGCGAGGACGGCACGTTCGTCCCCGCCGACGACGCGCCCGTCCGCCCGCACTTCGAATCCGTCACGGAGTTCCCGGACGGGTACGCGTTCGCGTTCGAAGACCTCCTGTTCGACGAGTACGGGCGGAACTGGCAGAAGGGCGAGTCGGGGAAGCGCCTGCGGGAGGCGATTCGGCGGTTGAAGGAGAACTACTACCGCCAGCATCCCGTGGAGTACGACTACGAGGCCGCGCTCGGCTACGGCGTCTACCACCTCCCGGACTACTACGCGGCCGTCCAGTACCCGCTCGACTACCTCGCCCGGGACGACCGGATTCCCGGTAGCCTCCGCGTGCTCGACGTGGGCGCGGGCGTCGGCGGCCCCGCGCTCGGCCTCCACGACTTCCTCCCCGACGACGCGCTCGTGGACTACCACGCCATAGAGCCGAGCGACGCCGCAGACGTGCTCGAACCGCTCCTCGACGAGACCGGCCCGAACTTCCACGCCGAAATCACGAGAGAACGCATCGAGGCGTTCGAACCGGCCGGCGAGTACGACCTCGTCATGGCGTGCAGCGTGCTCTCCGAACTCGACGACCCCGTCGCCGTCGGCGAGAAACTCCTCGACGCGCTCGCGCCCGACGGCACGTTCCTCGCGCTCGCGCCCGCCGACCGCAACACCAGCATCGGCCTCCGCGAGACCGAACGCGAACTCGAATCCCGGGGCGCGACCGTCTACGGCCCCACCGTCCGGTTCTGGCCCGGCGAACGACCCACCGACACCGGCTGGAGCTTCGACCACCGACCCGACGTCGAACCGCCGGGATTCCAGCGCCGGCTCGCAGAGAACGCGCCGCGGCCGAGCGAGTTCCTGAACGAGACCGTGAAGTTCTCGTACTCGCTCCTGCGGACGGACGGCGAACGCCGATACGACGTCTCGCTCGACGAATCCCGGGTCGCGAAACTCGCGGACGCCGACGCGCACGTGACGAACCGCGTGAACCTCCTCGTCGCGAAACTCAGCGCGAACCTCGCCGACGAGGACGCGAACCCCGTCTACAAAATCAGCGACGGCAGCGAGACCGAGGACGCGTACGCGGTTCACGTCAAGGAGGACGCGCTGAACGCCGCGCTCTCCCGCGCCCCCTACGGGAGCGTGCTCTCCATCGAGGAAGGCCTCGTCCTCTGGAACGACGACGAAGCCGCCTACAACGTCGTCGTCGACGAGGACACCGTCGTCGACCGCGCGCGCTAA
- a CDS encoding alkaline phosphatase family protein, producing the protein MLRSSLADTLAGDELEPGFVRPAYDDYCFAHVPGTAAAVLDEDVGPALPDDVLQNVDDDASTVVVLLVDALGFEHASRLADSNGLMGGFVEHGAVTPLTSTYPSETAACITTMQTARYPVEHGLLGWNAYDPDADTVYNSLPMTAKDGGDLSLTARERFDGDTVFDRLDAAGVDCHTVQEHETPTDAATDHHCETVGEFAATLAEVVEAASEEERSYVYAYYSGVDATGHHVGPDHPAYDLEGHAVLSAVERALADVSTAAKDETLLTLTADHGQVDTTGEKRTLDALDGVLGELRRDRSGTPLVLGGPRNVHLHVDGDRSRVRAALDGEDALVFTKAEALDSGLWGPGEPGPVFERNCGDLVVVPREGMLWYAAEEHQLDLVGMHGGLDAREMLVPFAAAGLADIC; encoded by the coding sequence ATGCTTCGCTCCAGCCTCGCGGACACGCTCGCCGGCGACGAACTCGAACCGGGGTTCGTCCGGCCCGCGTACGACGACTACTGCTTCGCGCACGTCCCCGGCACCGCCGCCGCCGTTCTCGACGAGGACGTGGGTCCCGCGCTCCCCGACGACGTGCTCCAGAACGTGGACGACGACGCCTCCACGGTCGTCGTCCTGCTCGTGGACGCGCTCGGATTCGAGCACGCCAGCCGGCTCGCGGACTCGAACGGCCTCATGGGCGGGTTCGTCGAACACGGCGCGGTGACGCCGCTCACCTCGACGTACCCCTCGGAGACGGCGGCGTGCATCACGACGATGCAGACCGCGCGCTACCCCGTCGAGCACGGCCTGCTCGGGTGGAACGCGTACGACCCCGACGCGGACACCGTCTACAACTCGCTCCCGATGACCGCGAAGGACGGCGGCGACCTCTCGCTCACCGCCCGCGAGCGCTTCGACGGCGACACCGTCTTCGACCGGCTGGACGCGGCGGGCGTGGACTGCCACACCGTCCAGGAGCACGAGACGCCGACGGACGCGGCGACCGACCACCACTGCGAGACGGTCGGCGAGTTCGCCGCGACGCTCGCCGAGGTCGTGGAGGCGGCCAGCGAGGAGGAGCGGTCGTACGTCTACGCGTACTACTCGGGCGTGGACGCGACCGGTCACCACGTCGGCCCCGACCATCCCGCGTACGACCTGGAGGGGCACGCGGTGCTGTCCGCCGTCGAGCGCGCGCTCGCGGACGTGTCCACGGCCGCGAAGGACGAGACGTTGCTGACGCTCACCGCCGACCACGGCCAGGTGGACACGACCGGCGAGAAGCGCACGCTCGACGCGCTCGACGGCGTGCTGGGCGAACTCCGGCGCGACCGATCGGGGACGCCGCTCGTGCTCGGCGGCCCGCGGAACGTCCACTTGCACGTGGACGGCGACCGCTCGCGGGTGCGGGCGGCGCTCGACGGCGAGGACGCGCTCGTGTTCACCAAGGCGGAGGCGCTCGACAGCGGCCTCTGGGGGCCGGGCGAGCCGGGGCCGGTGTTCGAGCGGAACTGCGGCGACCTCGTCGTCGTCCCCCGCGAGGGGATGCTGTGGTACGCCGCGGAGGAACACCAGCTCGACCTCGTGGGGATGCACGGCGGCCTCGACGCCCGCGAGATGCTCGTGCCGTTCGCGGCGGCGGGGCTCGCGGACATCTGCTAG